Within the Nitrospira sp. genome, the region CATGAGGGTCACCCAGATCGGGGGACTAGTTCTCAATAGTTCCGGCCATAAGGCCAAGAGGAGAAGATTCGTCCCGACGAGGAAGAGCACAAAACTTCCCACGGCCCGCCAGAATATGGCCCACCCCAGCCGCACTGCTTCTTCGTATGTCGGTCTCCCTTGATTCATGAGCCGTGGCCCTCCGTCGGCATGTTGAACCGGGTATCGTCGAGAAAAGTTCTGCATAATATATGACCGATCCAGCATCGAGTGTGCGACGATGTGGCGAGTCCGCACGAAGGCCCCGTACCAGGTACGCTAACGCTTCTTCCGTGGCGTCGGACGGGACTTCCTCTTAGTCGGGTTCGAAGCAGCCCGCCTTCGGCTCGACCCACCGCTCGACGCCCTTCGAGCGCGGGCCGGGGCGGGAGACCGGCGGACCTGCCGTATGGATGAACGGCGCTCTCCATAGTCCTCCGATGACGCGGGGTTCAATTCCCATCGCGACCGGTCTTTGGAAGCCGTCTTGTCTCCAAACTTGAGCGGTTCCGTATCGTCATAGACGATGCCCACGGACGCGCCGATGTCATCGACGCGATCCTGATCCGATGTCGGATTGCTCCAGCCGGGTGACTCGCTCCCGACATCCAGTCCGGTCGAGTCGACATCGAGGTCTCCCCCCTTGAGCGCCGCGCTGCGGGGTTCTTCATGGTCGGTCGCTTCGGAATGCGCGACCGTGTCTGTTTGATCACCATAGGGCTTCGCTCGGCGGCGACGGCATCTCTTCATAATACCTGCGAACGACTTCGTCTCCATCGACCGTTTTCCGACGACGTGTGGTGGCCATAACGTTCACTTTCCGTCTGCGGCCTCGGCCGCGACATGTAAAGGTTCATCTCTTCCTGTCTCTTCCCTCTCCCGTTCCTCACCGCGCTCGAAAATCCGGAGGCGCTCCGAGACCTGTGTTTGCGCCCCCCACGTTCGGTAGATCCAGTGTGTGCGGCTTGAAGACCCGGTATAACACGTACAACGATGGAAACAGCAGCAGGGCCCCCGCAGCAAGGCACCACAACAGCAGCTCGAGGACCGTGTCCGGTGCCGCCGCCTGGCCGATGGTCAGACTCGGAGGAACCAGATAGGGATACTGAGAGGCCGCCCAGCCGAAGACGATGACGGTCACTTGCACAACCGTACACGCGCGGGCCGTTCGGTACGCCCGCATCCAAAGGGCACACAGGCCAGCTGCGCCTCCGACGCCCGCCACTGCCAGCGCGGCCCATCCCCAGGCGGTTGTCGCGAGTCCTTCATGAATATCCGGTCCGTGCGTCGCTGCCGTGACGAGAATGGTGATTCCCACCAGGACGGCCACGAAGCCCGCGGCCAGCCCGCGTCTTCTAAAATCGTCTCGAAGATCCGCGTCGCCGGTCTCGAACGTGAGATAAATCGCAGCCAAATAACCGAAGAGCGCCAGCGCGAAGGCGCCGACCAGAAGTGGGAACAGGCCGAGCCATGGAGCCACGTAGGCGTCATAGTAGGACGGAGAGGCGGGAACAGCTAAATTCCCTCCTGCGATGGCGCCGATGACGATACCGAGCATGATGGAGGTGAGGATGCTCGACCACCCGAATACGCGTGCCCACCAGACGCTGGCCGCATCGTCGCGATTCGGGCGGAGCTCCACGTCGTTCGTTCGAAAGGCGAAAGCCGCACCGCGGAGCACGACCCCCACGAGCAGGAGTGTCAGCGGGATATGCAGGACGGTCGATATCACCGCCCATGCCCGCGGGAACCCCGTGAAGAGGATGGTCACGATGAGGATCAACCACACATGGTTGGCTTCCCAAATAGGAGCGATCGCGTGGTCGATGACCTTACGGCGTCTCGTCCCACGCTCTCCGACGGCGAGCGCGCTCCAGACTCCTGCACCAAAGTCGGCGCCCCCGGTGATCACGTACAGCACCAGAGAGACCACCAATGATCCGGCAAGGAGGATCTCGGCGCTCACGGGCGGGCCCCTTTCGCGGCATCCGGAAGGAGCCTCTCTTCCACGGTTGACCGAGAGGTCGTCTGCGTCGCGCCCACGTGTCGCGCCATGGTCCATAGCACCACCAGCGACAACAGCCCATAGAGCAGCGTAAACAACAGGAAGGGGACGACCATACCGGGCATCGGGGTGACGGCGTCTCGAGTCCGCATCATGCCGTACACGATCCACGGTTGCCGGCCCACTTCCGTCACGATCCAACCGGCCTCGATCGCCAGGAACCCCAGCGGTGCTGCGCACGCGAGGGTCCATAACAGCGGGCGATCGTTCAAGAGCCGGCCCTGTTTCCATCGCCACGCGGACCAGATGGCCGTGCCCGCCATGATCATGCCGGCCCCGACCATGACCTGAAAGGCGCCATGCACGATGGCCACGGGAGGCCAATCCTGACGCGGAAATTGGTCGAGTCCGGTCACGGTCGCATCGGGATCCAGATGAATCAAGACGCTCAGGAAACGGGGCAGTTCGACCACATAGTCGACCGTGCGACGGGCTTCATCCGGGATCCCTCCCAGACGAAAGGCCGCGCCCCGCTCGGTGTCGAATAACGCCTCCATGGCCGCCAGCTTGGCCGGCTGATGCTCCGCCACCGACCTGGCCAGGACGTCCCCGCTCAGGGGCTGCAGCAGCGCGGGAGGGCCCCCTACCAGCAGCGCAATGGCGAGCGCATGCCGGTGCAGCGCGGTACGGCTGCCCCGGAGCCACATGAACGCATGAATTCCCGCCACGAACAATCCGGTTGCGGCGAACGCGGCCAGCACCATGTGAATGGTTTGATGCAGCGCATGAGGATTCGTCATCACCGTCCATGGTTGGATGCTGTGCGGCAGGCCATGCTCCCATTCCACACCGGTCGGCGTGTTCATCCAGGCGTTGACCGTCGTCACGGCCACCGCCGACGCCACGCCGCTGACCGCCACGATCACCCCGGCGGCCAGATGAAGTCGGACGGGGAGGCGAGCCCACCCGTACAAATAGATCCCCAAAAAAATCGCCTCGGTAAAAAAGGCGAATCCTTCCAGCGCGAACAGCGGGCCAATGACGGCGCCGACCGCGGCCATGAACCTAGGCCACAACAGGCCCAGCTCGAACGAGAGGACGGTGCCGGAAACGGCTCCGACTGCGAATAGGATGGCCGTTCCCTTGGCCCATCGTTTGGCGAGGTCCAGATAGACCGATTCTCCTGTTCGTATCCATCGCCACTCGGCGAGCACCATCATCAGCGGCATGGCGATACCGATCGCCGCATAGACGATGTGAAAGGCGAGCGACATGGCCATCTGGCTGCGGGCCGCCAACAGATCGCTCATGATGGTGGGAGTCTCCCTTCCACGGACCGGGTCGCACGGCGACCATAGTGTAGGGCACATGCGGCGATTCCGAGGCCCGTCGCAGTCAGCCATGCTCGGTGCCGATTCAGCCAGAACTGGATGCTCGCGGTCCTTGCCTCGTCATCGAACTCGCCGTGGGCACCGTAAGGCCCAGCGACGGTCTCGAACAAATTGTTCCGGCGATCTGGTGACACGGGTCGCTCAGTTTGTTGAGCGTCATATCCCTTCCAGGCCAAATAGTGGTCGAGGAGGCCAGGAATGAACTTGTTTCCC harbors:
- a CDS encoding cytochrome D ubiquinol oxidase subunit II; the protein is MSAEILLAGSLVVSLVLYVITGGADFGAGVWSALAVGERGTRRRKVIDHAIAPIWEANHVWLILIVTILFTGFPRAWAVISTVLHIPLTLLLVGVVLRGAAFAFRTNDVELRPNRDDAASVWWARVFGWSSILTSIMLGIVIGAIAGGNLAVPASPSYYDAYVAPWLGLFPLLVGAFALALFGYLAAIYLTFETGDADLRDDFRRRGLAAGFVAVLVGITILVTAATHGPDIHEGLATTAWGWAALAVAGVGGAAGLCALWMRAYRTARACTVVQVTVIVFGWAASQYPYLVPPSLTIGQAAAPDTVLELLLWCLAAGALLLFPSLYVLYRVFKPHTLDLPNVGGANTGLGAPPDFRAR
- a CDS encoding cytochrome ubiquinol oxidase subunit I; this translates as MSDLLAARSQMAMSLAFHIVYAAIGIAMPLMMVLAEWRWIRTGESVYLDLAKRWAKGTAILFAVGAVSGTVLSFELGLLWPRFMAAVGAVIGPLFALEGFAFFTEAIFLGIYLYGWARLPVRLHLAAGVIVAVSGVASAVAVTTVNAWMNTPTGVEWEHGLPHSIQPWTVMTNPHALHQTIHMVLAAFAATGLFVAGIHAFMWLRGSRTALHRHALAIALLVGGPPALLQPLSGDVLARSVAEHQPAKLAAMEALFDTERGAAFRLGGIPDEARRTVDYVVELPRFLSVLIHLDPDATVTGLDQFPRQDWPPVAIVHGAFQVMVGAGMIMAGTAIWSAWRWKQGRLLNDRPLLWTLACAAPLGFLAIEAGWIVTEVGRQPWIVYGMMRTRDAVTPMPGMVVPFLLFTLLYGLLSLVVLWTMARHVGATQTTSRSTVEERLLPDAAKGARP